Genomic DNA from uncultured Fibrobacter sp.:
GACGCCATTAGCGTGGAACGCACCCCCAAGGGTGGCTACAGGCTGGGCGTGCATATCGCCGACGTGAGCTACTACGTGCCGGAAGGTTCCGAGCTCGACGAAGAAGCTTTGGAACGCAGCTACACGCAGTACCTGCCATGGACCGCCGTGCCGATGCTCCCGGAAAAACTTTCGAGCAACGTGTGCAGCTTGCACCAGGGTGTGGACCGCTGCGCATTCACCTGCATGATGGAACTCGATAAGCACGCGAACGTGCTCAGCTGGGATTTCCACCGCAGTATCGTGAAGATCACCAAGTCCATTACCTACGAGCAAGCGATGGAAATGATGAAAAACGGCGACGACGACATCAAGGCGCTCGCCGAGGTGACGGCGCTTTTGAAGCAGAACCGCACCAAGGACGGCCTGCTGGAATTCCAGAGCACCGAATTCGGCTGCAAGTTCAATGAGAAGGGCGAACCGGAAAAGATTTACCCGCGCGTAACCGACGAATCGAATTCGTGGGTGGAAGAATGCATGCTCATTGCAAACAACTGCTGCGCGAAGGAACTCAAGAAGCGAAAGCTCCAGGGCATTTACCGTATCCATGAAGCGCCGGATACCAAGGACATCATGGAACTGTACTACATGTACCCGGACCTGTTCAAGGATTCTCCGGTGATGTTGCGCGACCTGGGCAAGCCCCGCAGCGGCGACACGAACCTGAACCCGACGGCATTCAAGCTGTACGAACACTTGGTGAAGCGTGCCGCGGGCGACGAGACTTTGACCAACCGCATTCTGCGCAGCATGCAGAAGGCACATTACGACAGCAACAGCTTTGGCCACTTCGCCTTGAACTGGCAGGACTACGCACACTTCACCAGCCCGATTCGCCGTTACGCCGACTTGTGGTGTCACCGTGAACTTGCGCGCAAGGGTGCCGAAATTAACGCCGAGCGCAAGAACAGCGTGATTGAAGTCTGCGACTTGATTTCGGCAAATGAAGTCAAGAACCAGAAGACCGAACGCATCGCCATCAAGGTGTGCAGCTGCTGGATTTTGAAGAGTCACATTGGCGATGACTTCGAAGCTACGGTTTCGGGCATCGAGGAATGGGGCATCTACGTTTCTATCGCCGACCCGATTGCCGAAGGCCTGGTGCGTTTCCGCGATATCGCCGGTGACGACTTCTACGTATTCAACCCGGATCAGGGACTCGCCTTCGGCAAGAAGAGCGGGCGTACGTTCCGCCGCGGCGACAAGGTGCTGGTGCGCCTTTTGAGGGTGGACCCTCTGCGCGGTCAGGCGGACTTCAGCATTATCGAAAAACTCAGCAGCGAACCGAAGAAGCGCCGCCGTCAGGGAGAAGATGACCACCGCAACCGCGACGTTCGTGAACGCGCTGACCGCGCCGCCGCAGCGGAAGCCCTCGGTTACGTGAGCCAACCCGACGACTTTGACGATAATTTCGATGACGGCGTTCCGGAATTCGTTTCGGCTCACAGCCACATGAACCGTGGTGGTCGCGGAAAATCTCGCGGCGGCAGGTTTGATTCTGACGCCCCGAGCTTCGAGCGCCGCAGTTCTCGCAGAGGCGGACGCAACGACCGCAGCGACGACCGCGAAGGATTCCACGTGGCAAGCAAGCCGCGTAAGGGCGGCTCCCGCAAGGGCGCTGGCCGCAGCCAACGGAGAAGGTAAACGTACTAAATGTCCAACAGCAAACTCATCCTGTACGCATCTTACCAGACCGGGGAAAATCTTCCCGGGTATGTGCAGTTTGCGCTGAAGCACCTTGCCGAAACCGACTTTACCGTTGTGCTCCTTACAAACAAGCGTCCGCTTTCGGCAGAGACGATGTCGTTTCTGGAAGACAACGGAATCAAGCTCTACCTCACCGAAAATCACGGGTTCGATTTCGGAATGTGGCGCAGGTTCCTCAAGGATCTCGCGAACGGTCGCAACAACACCGCCGACCTGAACGGCATCACCCGCCTGCTGCTCGTCAACGATTCTATCGTCTACTTTCAGAATAACTTTGAAAAATTTATTCGCCATGCCGAAGCGAACAGTGCCGATGCCGTCTCGCTCACGCGAAACGACGAGATTCGCCCGCATCTGCAATCGTTTTTCCTGTACTTAAAGCAAGAGGCCCTGGGCGCCTTCTACCTGCATCTTTTGGAAACTCCAGAACAGGAAACCTTCTACGATGTGGTACACCGGCTAGAAATCGGAATGGCAAACGTTTTCGACGAGGCCGAAGTGCGAATGGCCTCCCTTTACAGCACAAGCCAGCGCACCATCTTCGCCTACCCGGAAATGATTGCGCAGGGTTGCGGCTTTATCAAGCGCAAGCTTTTGCAGCATCGGTTCGATTTCAAGGAAAAGGTACACTTTATCCGCCACGGCGCTTACGACGCACTGAATGCCGATTACCATCAAATTGTTGTTGATGCAGGCCTCGCCCCCGACTTCAAGGAGGAATGGCTTCCCAAGCCCATCGGAGGCGCTACATTCCAAGTTGCCGACAAGCTGTGGCAAAAATCATTCGATAAAATCGGATGGCCCCTGCTCCGCACCGCCATCAAGACAAAGTACAAGTTGCTCGGCAAGGAACTCGAAGGCGACGAGTACAAGTAGCTACCGTTAGGGAATCAACCCCATCCGGTATTTCAGTTTCAACACACGGGCTACCGATCTTTCTAGTCTTTCCAGATTCGCCTTATCCTGTAAGGCAAGCTCCAACAAGTACTTTTTCATTGCTGGAGCCTTAGCCGAATTGGTAATCAAGAAAATATCGTTTCCGGCATCAAAGGCGGCTTTCAGAACCTTCTTGAATTCCGTATCAGGGTAAGACTTGCTTTTCGCAAGTTCAGGGCCGCTAATCCAGCTCAAGAGCGTCGTTCCCCACAGGTGATCCGTCATCACGACGAGATCCTCGTCGAATTCGTGCGCCATATCGACAATTTTCTTTTCGAATACCGCCGGAGCATCGGAAATCTCCCGATAACGGACACTGCTCATCATGATTGCATGAACCTTGTTCGACAAGTCCTTGAACATTTGGATATTCTCGGCAACTCGTTTCTTGGAAGACCTGCTAAACGCCACCTGAACATCGCTGTCCTGTTCGCTGTCATAGCCCGGGAAATGCTTCAGGACGCAAGCCACTCCGCCCTGTTTCATTCCCTCTATAAAGGCCTCCACCCTGAAAACATTGGACAATCCTCCCCAGGAGCGCTTGTAACGTTCCATGAAAGAGACCTTTCCGTCAAACGTCAAGACAGGGTCTATCGCAGGCGCCAAGTTCAAATTGAAACCGGTTTCCTTAAGGGTTACGGCGATATCCCTTGCAATTGGCACAATATGTTCGGGTGGCATGTTTCGCATTTCTTGTGGTCCCGGAGTCTCACGCCACGTTGAATCAAAGCGACCCACACGGCTCACGTTTCCGCCTTCCTGATCGATAGAGACCAGTAGCGGAACCTTTATCCTCGAAGAAATTTTGCCCAAGTTTCTCTTGAACAATTTCATATCGGCAAGATGCGGACCCATCGCAAGAATTCCGCCGAGATTGTTTTCGGCAATCATTTCCGGAGAAGACATGTAGACCATAATCGTCTGACCGATCTTTTCCTCTAGCGTCAGGGAATTCCATAGTGCAAACAATTTCGGGGGCAAGTAGTTCGGATTGTTGTCGAACGAAACAACCGTCCCCATAGGCTCCGTTTTAGGCAAAGTCTCAGACTCTACAGCGGGGGTTCCGCACGCGAACGAAAAAAAAGTACATACCCCCCAAAGGAGTATGTACTTCATATTTGTCAAAATGGCGGGCACCTTTTACTTCACCGCAATCTTAGTCGCCTGTTGCTGCGAGCCTGCACGGACGCGGATCATATAGAGGCCGGACTTCGGAAGGTCAAGCATCAAGGCGTTCGATCCATTGAGAGCCTGAGCCGAAACGGTCGAGACTACGTGACCCTTCATATCCATCAGGTCGACGCGGGTCTTTTCGCCAGCGAGGCCTTCGGACACGTTGAACGAGACTTGCAGACGGTTTCCAAGACGGGTGGTACGCAGGCCATCGATCTTCTTTGTCACCACGGTACGTGCCGTCGGTGCAACGCGCACCGTAGCGGTCTTGACGCTAGACTTCAGGTAAACCGTCAGCGGAACATTTTCCTGCATTTCGGTCGTATTGCCGTCCACCGTTACATACACGCGGTAACCGAATGCCTTGACACCTTCGATACCGGCAAGTTTCAGGTAACCCACGCGGTCGCTCGAAGCGGACAGGGCAACCGTCCATTCCATTTCATCCGAAGATTCCTTGATGGACTTCGCCAAAGTCTTCTTGTTGTCAAGAATAGCGAAGTTCACATGGTCGCCCATGCTAGAAGGCGGCTCTTCGGCACTAAACGGATTGTTGCCCGCACCCAGGATGTTCCAGGCGTCCTGTCTGCCGTTCTTATCGGAAAGTACGGCCTGGAGTGTCCAGCGATCCTTAGTAGAAGCCTTCGCCAAGATGCGCTTTTCGAAGGCAACCGTATCGCCGGCTTCAGGAGCTTCGGATTCCAGAGCCGGTTCTTCGGCATTGAACACAGGAGCAGAAGAAACCATCCAGGTCATCTTCTTAGACACCTTTGCCCATACGGCTTCGTAAGGTTTCAGGTAGTGGACTTCCTCGTAGTCGGACGTCTGTGCGTTATAGCGCCAGAAGGTGACTTCCGACTGTTCGTCGAAGGCCTTGTCCGCATCCGGACGGTTCGAGAACAGGCTTACGTCCCAACCATAGGGGTTCGCCACCAGGTTCCAGCCGGTACTTACGCTATCGAGTTCCCACACGATATCTTCGCGTTCCTCTTCGAGGTCGGTGCGCAGCACCAAGGGACGAGCCTTCAGAGAGCTGTACCAGGCGCCACGTTCCTTGACGATTTCATCGCCCCTGTAGTAGCGCTTGTACTGCCAGAAGTCACCCGTACCCTGTTCGTCCCACCAGTAGAACACCTGGTCGTTATCCCACTTGAGGGCCGACGTATCGACCGCCGCAAGCGAAATCATCTGCCAGCTGTCCTTTGCAACCGAGGCAATCTGCGACTTGATCGAGAAGAATCCGTCGTATTCGTCAGATTCCTTTTCATCGCCAATCGTCACGACCACCCTGTAATCGCCAGGTTTCGTCACATGCAACACCACGTCATCGGCGTATCCCATCGCGACAGAATCGCCAAGCAGGGAGTCGAGAATCACCACATTGGTTGTCGTATCAATCAACTGCACCCTAGCAGAGGCCTTGCGGGTCACTTCGAATTCGCTTGCCTTGAAGCTCATCTGGACCGCATTGCCACTCTGGGCAAACGACTTTTCGACAAGGGTAATCGGAGTCTTGTTGCTCTTGCCAAAGAAGGGCACCAGAACCACATCTTCCATATTGCCCGGCAACTGAGAGCCTTCCGTCAGCTTCGCCACGATCTTTTCGCCACGGAACATCAGGAGAGAATCAAGCATGAAGCTCGAATCCGGAGCGGTACGCAGCGTCCAGTCGAAGCTTACGATGTCTTCCGGCAGGAGCATCGTGCCCCTGTTGTTGAAGTTATGGACAACTTCCTTGCCATCCCTGTTCTCGACGAACATCACCTTATCCTTATCATGTTCGACAGAGATGCGGGTGAAGTAGCCAGCGCAATCTTCCACAT
This window encodes:
- a CDS encoding RNB domain-containing ribonuclease; translation: MAQHLPSEEQIIAILRDEPMVGSRLRSALGLPKKQKMAFKQMLADMVDRGLLKRTSHKEYQLGDGETVEEKREKRVKKIAEQYPEDNRRPGARSRRQNDKQNETRVKRGILHQTGEEEWEVHELETGKVYEMCHRRQAPGKEGETISFTLYPHPKLKHSYLAKVDRSAEALNISWDEVKTKFMEDANLPKDFSPAIKKYVDSVKEPCGKDFKGRVDYRQLTILCIDPDGAMDHDDAISVERTPKGGYRLGVHIADVSYYVPEGSELDEEALERSYTQYLPWTAVPMLPEKLSSNVCSLHQGVDRCAFTCMMELDKHANVLSWDFHRSIVKITKSITYEQAMEMMKNGDDDIKALAEVTALLKQNRTKDGLLEFQSTEFGCKFNEKGEPEKIYPRVTDESNSWVEECMLIANNCCAKELKKRKLQGIYRIHEAPDTKDIMELYYMYPDLFKDSPVMLRDLGKPRSGDTNLNPTAFKLYEHLVKRAAGDETLTNRILRSMQKAHYDSNSFGHFALNWQDYAHFTSPIRRYADLWCHRELARKGAEINAERKNSVIEVCDLISANEVKNQKTERIAIKVCSCWILKSHIGDDFEATVSGIEEWGIYVSIADPIAEGLVRFRDIAGDDFYVFNPDQGLAFGKKSGRTFRRGDKVLVRLLRVDPLRGQADFSIIEKLSSEPKKRRRQGEDDHRNRDVRERADRAAAAEALGYVSQPDDFDDNFDDGVPEFVSAHSHMNRGGRGKSRGGRFDSDAPSFERRSSRRGGRNDRSDDREGFHVASKPRKGGSRKGAGRSQRRR
- a CDS encoding glycoside hydrolase family 3 N-terminal domain-containing protein — translated: MGTVVSFDNNPNYLPPKLFALWNSLTLEEKIGQTIMVYMSSPEMIAENNLGGILAMGPHLADMKLFKRNLGKISSRIKVPLLVSIDQEGGNVSRVGRFDSTWRETPGPQEMRNMPPEHIVPIARDIAVTLKETGFNLNLAPAIDPVLTFDGKVSFMERYKRSWGGLSNVFRVEAFIEGMKQGGVACVLKHFPGYDSEQDSDVQVAFSRSSKKRVAENIQMFKDLSNKVHAIMMSSVRYREISDAPAVFEKKIVDMAHEFDEDLVVMTDHLWGTTLLSWISGPELAKSKSYPDTEFKKVLKAAFDAGNDIFLITNSAKAPAMKKYLLELALQDKANLERLERSVARVLKLKYRMGLIP